Genomic DNA from Parambassis ranga chromosome 5, fParRan2.1, whole genome shotgun sequence:
TTCCGAAATGTCTAAGAATCCATGCAGACTTACAGTGGATCTCTTGCGGAGGAATGCGTCAGCTTCGTCCACAAAAAGCAACAGTCTGTAAAAGAACACATGGCAAACATGAAGTCTAAGGTAATTCAGTTGGGCATGTTTGTGTAGTAACATGTTATCAGTCGTGTACCCGCGTCGGCTTGTGTTGGCCCAGTCAAAAACTTTGTGCATGGCAGTCACACCATCCCGGCCCATGGGTGCTACATCACCGCCGGTCATGATCGCATAGTCcatcccagaatgcattgcCAGCTTCTGCTCAACACAACATCAAGTTCAAGTATCTGTTTATGTACCTGAATGTTTGCATCTTTCATCCCTCTGGTGTACCTTAGCAAACAGCGTTTTTCCTGTTCCCGGTGGGCCATACATGAGGATGTTCCTGTAGAGGCCATGGTTCTGCCTTGTGTTTCTTGTTGCTATGGCAACGTCACGCACACGCTCTTCCAGGGTAGGCTGGGGGATagaaaaacacaattatttcaactcatatgcacaaatatgAACAAATATGCACCTCTTGTGTTTTCTGACCACTTACACTGAGCACAACCCCCTCAAGAGCGTCCTGAGGTCTACTTTTCAGCCGTTTGACTGTCTGAAAAAAGGGGACAGGAACATTGCAATTAGCACGCATATAATCGGATCTCACTAAatctaaacacacaaatgcattacTTATTAACTACCTTGACAGGATGCTTGATCGCCTCTCCCACAGTGAATCGGGATGTCTCCCGCACTAAAGACGGCTTGCCAAGCCTGGCCTCAATGTAGCGCCCTGCTACAGCTGTCGCATTTCGAGCTGAATACACTCCTACAGCTAAAAGCGTCAGTCCTGCCACCTGGTAACACAAGgcaaacctttacacagtaataATCAGTCTACAGTAGTCTTACATGTGGCTTTGATTGCTTCTGCTTTAAAcaggtggatgtgtgtgtagttcTCAAAGGCGTACAATACGTCAccagacacacagtcagtgggTTTTCTTGTCTGTCTTCAGCTCTTATTATGTACCGTGAGTCTAATCATTGACTAAACTGATTGTAGATGAAAACAGCGTTTCTCACCGTGGCTGTAACTTTGTCCCAGTCTGACACAAAGGCTCTGAATCCTTCACCAAACACAGCTCCTGCAGTTCTGAAAGCAAACAGGAATTACCCGTCAGCGTACTCTTAAACAGTCGTCAAAGTGTGATATGTCCTGATAGGATCCATATTGACATCTGATTCCCATCATCACAGCCACTTACTTTATGGACTCcagcactgtctgtctgtgttctgcagCCTTCAGACGGATTTGCTCTCTGATTATATCTGCATTTTCTCTCTCCACACGAGCTCGGGCTTTAGACTCAGCTTCTACACGTAGCAGCTCATTCTTGTGCCTCAGCTCCATCTCGTGCTCTATCGTTGCTATAGAAAGCATAACAAAACCATCAGCCTCTGCTAAACATGTCAAAATCCTCAATGGCTCCTAGTACAGAGGTAAGGTTTATACCCTTCCTCATGGCCTCTTGTTTCTGTACAGACTCCTCCTGTTTGCGGAGGTTCTCTTCATTCAGTGCTTGCtgttgaaggggaaaaaaaacagacatcagTTTGCTGTTATGTCTCATTCTTAACTACTTTATATGAGGCTTTAAAATAACCTCACCTGCTGCCTTAGTTGGTCCTCATATCGCTGTCTTGCCAGCTTATCTTGGTATTGAGCTCTCTGTCACAGAACAGAGAACGGTACATATATAAAAGTGGCCTTTTTACAACcacaaaacataaaagaaatgaaaaaagctTATTTGTCTTCTCACTGCTTGATGCTGCTTGGTCTCCTCATTTAGagttttcctcctctcttcagcCTGGACGCGTATCTGGTCTCCTTTGAGCTGCTCAAGTGCTGCTTCATATTCCTGTTTAGGTGACATGCAAAAGAAAAGTGAAGAGATGAAGGAGTATTCAAACTCCACAGCCACTCATCTACATAAAACCATTTCAGCTGGAGATCAGTCAACACTGACGTAGGCCTCAGGAGTAAACACTGCTTTTATAAGTCATTTAATGTGGGCATCTGTTCATAAATGAATGATTGTTATCGATATTGCGTCTACTGATGTAATTCATTTAATGAAATCTTCTCTAAagccagcatttttttttactgaaacatCACCACTGGCCCTGCTAATCTGGCTTCAGTTACAAGTATTCAAATATCCAAGTCTTAAATCTAAAGTATGAAGATATTgagtaataaataaatgttctcAGTGTTTCTCTTTCATCAGATGTAAACTGTTTGGCTGTTTTGCCCCTGCTGTACCTTCATTTTACTCTGGTGCTCCATCTGAGTGGTTTGCTCCTGCATTCGAGCTAAATCCAGAGCTTCTTTAGCATGGCCTGTATACAGGAGAGAGGAAACACACCACAAAGTCAAATGATTTCAGACCTCCTGGTGGCTGTGACTAAATGATCTCCGACATGATGAAAGAATGTCAGCTGTTAATTTCCtagcatctcctcctcctcagttctTGAATaatgaaacacagagaagacagcTGGTGcacttctgcatgtgtgtgttgcagggggCAGAATTTAGTTGTTGTAAGACACACTGCAAGGTTGTGACCTTTGAACCCTGActtcaatgaatgaatgaaggtgGATGCATCATAGCcctgttctctgcagcagtcttTAACATCTGTGTCTGTACTGATGATGGGTGTCGGTGTGGGCCTGATTATTTAAGAAGCTGCACCAGTGAAACCACCACTATGAGAGAGGCATTTGAAAGCAAGACAAGCAGTTAATTTCAATCTAGTCACTATATTGAAATTAACTGCTCGTGGCCCTCAGGGAAAAAAGTCTGGACACTCCTGGTCTAGtgccaccgtctctacagtgaTCCGCGCTCAGCACCATGAACACTTACGGGATTTGTCGAGGTCCTTGGCCGCCTGAGCAGCCCGCTCCAGTCCGGTGGGATCGAAGTTGCTCCATTTGTCCTTGGGTTTATCTCCACCGCCGCTGGAGCCTCCAGccggaggtggaggtggtggaggctgAACCGGCAAACCTGGAGGGGGCTCAGGTTGCCCCTTGTTTAGGCCGAAGAGCCACGACATTTTACCGTGAACAGATAAATCACAGTTTCGCCGGTTCCGTGTGGAGCGAGAGCTGGCTGTTACAGATCTGTCACTACACTTCCTCCACACGCGTGTCACGCCGGAACCTTCTGCGCATGTGCAAGAGAACGCGCAACATTAGCCGAATAATAGCAGCGACGATTGGCTCGCGTCAAGTACGTATTCTTCTAATTGGCTGTCCGCACAGCAGCGTGCAATAGAGGTCACACATGTAGTCCCGCCCAAAACGTATACGGTGGCTGTGGAGGGTCATACGATGGTTGAATGCGCAGAAAAGGAAAAGGTTTTCTTTCGAATTGCATCATGCTGTGCCTCGTTTAGTAAGTCAGAGGTCAATGACATTGCTGGTGTGTCCTTCACATTTCAGTTCATTACCTTCCAGCAAATTCACTGGGATTGATTACTAATCGATCATCTAAATTAATAATGATGAGGGCATTGGTGTGTGAATTCAGGTTTCTCTACAAATTTTGCATAAGAGCAGAACACCTGAAAGGGCAAAATGCCACAGGGGGTTAGCGtagaatttattaaaaaaacaacaaagataaaTTATATATCAAAATGTTTAATGAACTCAGCATTCAAAGAACAAACATACCacaacacatatttacacaggAAGCCTCCAAATAAACCTTATAACGTCAGAGATCTTATACACAGAATAGGGTTATGGTTATTGTAAAATACATCTTCTGTTGTGATACTGAAGCTAGTCATGGGGGAGCATTCAGCAACTGAAGGAATAAAGCAGGCCTGCAGACACATTTACCTGTATGCTGTCTGCCATCTTGGATTATGGTAATGTCCATGTACAAAGCATACAGCTTCCAAAAAATCACTTAGATTTTCAGACAGTATTTCTGTTTCTGGCACTGTCCTGTAGGCAGTGACAACACTATCACTATTGTAGGCTTTCATTGTAGGGAAAACAATCATGTGAGTTGTAaggtctcttttttttctaatgtgtTGCTTATAAACAGTGAAATCACACAATGCACAGAGTGAGAGTGGTGAAACTCAGAAATTAGGTAATCATCTGTCCTTGAGCAGCATATTATTCCTGCATTTACTTGAGGAAATAATGATGCTAGCTCACTTTGTGGTTAGCcagtttacattttctttcacCAAGCTACCCACTTCATACATGAGTCCCAGCTCCAGCCCTCTGGTAGATTCCTGATACAGTGATCAATGAAGCACCACAAACAATTAAAGTAATTATTTAACTTAAATGAAGTCATAATTGTGAATTTTGAAGGCGTGTGTTTCAGTATCTCAAACATCCATTCTGATCCACAACTGTAGCAAGTCCTTTACTGCAGCATCACCACACGGGAGAGGACACCAGGAGGCTCTTTGCCGTCACCCAGTGCTGCGCGGAAGCCCTCCTGTTTCCGAGCCTCTGCCAGTTTCGCAAGTGAAAGAAATGATCGAGGTTCTGTGATGGCTAGTTCGCTGATAACACGACGGTTGAGCTGAACGCTGGACTGTATAGAGAGGGAAGAGAAACAAGAGGTAGAATGAATGAATGCCATAAACAACTGCAATGATCCGAGATCCACCACAACCAACCTTTGTAAGGTTGTGCATGAGGGCAGGGTACTTCATGCCATGCTCTCGTGTTGCTGCTGCGATGCGTGAGATCCAGAGCTGAAGGAATAAGAGCACAACACAGAATAATTAACACAAATTCAGGCACTGGCAACAATGTTAACAACACAGAAGCACATCCCTTTGGTCCATCTTATTCGTTTTAAGGCCTCTTTGGTAACCTTGACTACCGTAAATCATTGGCTTGGACCATCACCAGACTAAATACTTATCAAGACAGCAGGACGTTAGAGGTCAACTGGCATCGTACCCATTGATCCATTGGAAAGCAGTGTTAACACTCAGAGTCTTAGCCATATGAAATCAATTTAAATACACTTCTTCTTACCGTCCTCATGTTGCGTTTCTTGACCTTCCGACTTTTGGTAGCGTAGACAAAGGCCCTCCTGACAGCCCGCACAGCCAGGCTGTAGCAGCGGTTCTTTCTGCCTCTGAAGTGCTGTTAGAAGAAACGATAGGGGGATGACACCATCAGATTTATCATCACTACACTGCTAATATTAGATTAGCACGATGAGGCAGCGGGGTATGAAGCATGGAGCGacttaaaaaaacagcacactGACTCACTGGGCACAGAGTAACTCAAATAACTCTTATTTTGTCCACCGCAAATATTACAATATGAAATTGGACACAATGCGAGAGCCATTAGCTTCCAGTAAATAGTCAGAGCCCTACCCGTGCATGCTTGAGGAGTTCTTGGACTTTCCAGAATCTGTCGGGTCCACGGCTTCTGATCCAACAAGCTAACGTCAAAAATACCATTGTCGCCCTTCAGTCGATTCCTCGTCAACAAAATGAAAACGATGACTTGTAGGACATAAACCCGACTACATCTGCTGGAACTCTGTTATGTGCGTTCGCGTCCACACGTTGTACTACGAATGACAGCGACGCACTGGGTACGTTCGTTTTTAAAACTAGGACGGGGAGGACCGTAAACTAACGCGGGGCATGTATCAAAAACATGAACATTCCGTGGTATGAATGACTGGCGTTTGATAACAGAAAGGAAACAGAGCATTAGATCAGAGGACAGTAGAAGCATTGGGTCAAATaaccaaccaaacacacacacacacacacacacacacacgctatgTGCACAGTTCTATATTGCGGATATGTCGGTCACTAAAATAAGCGCTTCTTTGCAGAAGACGTCACGGCGCGCCGGAGCCGCGGTGGATACTGGGATAGCAGGCGGCTGTGGAGGTCAGAGAAGAGACACTCCAAGTATCAAAATGTCGGTTGCTGGGCTCTCGTCCTTGAGTCGTTGCAGTGTTTTGGCATTCCGCTCTCCCGCAGGACTGGTGGTATGTTTACGGACACTCTAATTAGTAGATGTTTAAAGATTATTAGATGGACAATGTGATGAGGGAAGGTACACACTGAAGTCCAGTTGCGTATCGTAGTCCAGCCACCAGGCTAGCTTTTAGCTCCTAGTTTCTCTTTTAGTTATATATTTCACAAACTCAACTGTagtctgtaaatgtgtgtatattCTGTTTATGAATTGACCCATGTGAAACGTCAAACATATTAAAAGTCCACATCTATGGTCAGCATTACAGATAACGTGTCAAAAGCATTTGTAAACATTAGCTACTAGCTAACTATAGTAAGTAGTAAACTTGTCACCTGATACGTACAACTCAAAACAGCCAGGTATAATTAAAGCAAATCCCTGTGCAACAACGAGGATGTCTAGAATATTTCATGTAGCTTTAATATATTAAATGTTGTCTTGGTTCAGACGTGATGTTAAGCAGCTGTTAAGCatttaagcaaaaaaaagtgtcaaTAACGTCACTAGAGAGCAGGTGCTTCGCACTGTGTCCCTGTCTTTTGATGGAACACCATTTCTTTTGTGCAGTCCTAAAAGGTCATGTTTTCTCTCCCTTGTGCCTGCCATCAGGCGGTGCGGTATgcccaaacagcagcagcgccaGCAGTACAGCCCAGAATAAAGAAGTTCCAGGTGTACAGATGGGACCCAGACACTCCAGGAGACAAACCTCGCATGCAGACCTATGAGATTGACCTTAACACGTGAGTCTTACTCACCGGTTTATCCCTCTGCACAGAGGAAGCCCAGTGGAATGGCAATCTTTGTGTTAAAAGAATTAGTATTTGGCACATTGTTCAAAGATGAGGTGTTTTTATACAGATTACTGGCATTCAGTCTGAAAAAACAACTAATCTTTAATCAGAGAACAGTACAGCAGTAACAGCTTTTTCAGGTTAGGTATCAACAGTCCAACCAAATCTCAGTTTATCTTATATTATGAAATTTGCTGAGTAtaaatttaaaaactaaaaaatgaaatgaatttcAATAGAGTCCATTAAAACTAATTTGGTGGCTTGCAGTGTAGACCATTGAAAACAGGACCCAATTGTTTGATTTGTACAGTCTTATGGTGGCTTAAATGTAGGTGCTCTGACAGCCTGGCATATTTCCAGTCCTTTTCTTCATCTGTTCTCTAATCAGCTTCAAGAGACTCTCAACTTGCTTCTGACAAATCAGCACTGCAGCTAAATCTCTCTGAAATGATCACCATCTGTAGCACTTGCCTAATTAAACACACCAAAGATTTTGAGAGTTCCACACTCACTAACTGATTGTTTCTTTATCTAGTTGTGGCCCGATGGTTCTTGATGCACTCATCAAGATTAAAAATGAGATGGACTCTACTCTGACCTTCCGACGCTCCTGCAGAGAaggtcagtcacacacagcttGAAGCTTGATGCCAGGTCCACCTTTTATTACACTCAAGTAACTTTTGTCTCTTataataaaagcttttttttacaTCAGGTATTTGTGGGTCCTGTGCAATGAACATTAATGGAGGAAACACTCTCGCATGTCTCAACAAGATTGATACGAACCTTAGCAAGCCATCTAAGATTTACCCCCTGCCACATATGTATGTGGTGAAGGACCTGGTGCCTGTGAGTACAAAATCCTGTTTAGAAGTCAGCTGCACTGTGAACATTTGAAATAC
This window encodes:
- the atad3 gene encoding ATPase family AAA domain containing 3; amino-acid sequence: MSWLFGLNKGQPEPPPGLPVQPPPPPPPAGGSSGGGDKPKDKWSNFDPTGLERAAQAAKDLDKSRHAKEALDLARMQEQTTQMEHQSKMKEYEAALEQLKGDQIRVQAEERRKTLNEETKQHQARAQYQDKLARQRYEDQLRQQQALNEENLRKQEESVQKQEAMRKATIEHEMELRHKNELLRVEAESKARARVERENADIIREQIRLKAAEHRQTVLESIKTAGAVFGEGFRAFVSDWDKVTATVAGLTLLAVGVYSARNATAVAGRYIEARLGKPSLVRETSRFTVGEAIKHPVKTVKRLKSRPQDALEGVVLSPTLEERVRDVAIATRNTRQNHGLYRNILMYGPPGTGKTLFAKKLAMHSGMDYAIMTGGDVAPMGRDGVTAMHKVFDWANTSRRGLLLFVDEADAFLRKRSTEKISEDLRATLNAFLYRTGEQSNKFMLVLASNQPEQFDWAINDRIDEIVNFALPGPEERERLVRLYFDKYVLEPATGGRQRMKLAQFDYGKKCSEIAKRTEGMSGREISKLGVAWQAAAYSSEDGVLTEAMIDARVDDAVKQHLQKMDWLHGEEEIQAKSLTPPPAGGVGSGGKMGFNLPLNEAPQAQEVITPALEINALPIDEGKQDHEDAVKAEAATAAERLGQPAESKTETPPPKDGTPV
- the mrpl20 gene encoding large ribosomal subunit protein bL20m, with translation MVFLTLACWIRSRGPDRFWKVQELLKHARHFRGRKNRCYSLAVRAVRRAFVYATKSRKVKKRNMRTLWISRIAAATREHGMKYPALMHNLTKSSVQLNRRVISELAITEPRSFLSLAKLAEARKQEGFRAALGDGKEPPGVLSRVVMLQ
- the sdhb gene encoding succinate dehydrogenase [ubiquinone] iron-sulfur subunit, mitochondrial is translated as MSVAGLSSLSRCSVLAFRSPAGLVAVRYAQTAAAPAVQPRIKKFQVYRWDPDTPGDKPRMQTYEIDLNTCGPMVLDALIKIKNEMDSTLTFRRSCREGICGSCAMNINGGNTLACLNKIDTNLSKPSKIYPLPHMYVVKDLVPDMSNFYAQYKSIEPYLKKKDESQEGKEQYLQTVEDRQKLDGLYECILCACCSTSCPSYWWNGDKYLGPAVLMQAYRWMIDSRDEFTEERLSKLQDPFSLYRCHTIMNCTKTCPKGLNPGKAIAEIKKMMATYKEKKAAAV